The proteins below are encoded in one region of Pseudonocardia sp. DSM 110487:
- a CDS encoding DUF3040 domain-containing protein, which translates to MLSDHERKALREVERQFQAEDPRFTRSFEARQTRMARRHHKLGAHLAVLAAALLTTFLLVAGSLVGALAVAAATGLIWVAWRHSAGTDRGAPGPAREGEPPSS; encoded by the coding sequence GTGCTCAGTGATCACGAGCGGAAGGCGCTGCGCGAGGTCGAGCGCCAGTTCCAGGCCGAGGACCCCCGCTTCACCCGCTCCTTCGAAGCCCGCCAGACCCGCATGGCGCGCCGCCATCACAAGCTGGGAGCGCATCTCGCGGTCTTGGCTGCGGCCCTGCTCACCACGTTCCTGCTGGTCGCCGGGTCGTTGGTGGGCGCATTGGCGGTCGCGGCCGCGACCGGGCTGATCTGGGTGGCGTGGCGCCACTCTGCCGGAACCGACCGGGGAGCTCCGGGGCCGGCTCGCGAGGGAGAACCCCCCTCGTCGTAG
- a CDS encoding MarR family winged helix-turn-helix transcriptional regulator, with product MTGEDGRAGSPPLTKQDFEALARFRFGIRRYLRFSEETVRHHGLTPQQYQLLLALKGFPDREWATVRELADRLQLRHHSVVELVNRAQKQGLVDRAGHPDDARAVRVLLTEGGDRVLARLSALHRDELRRMDQTLLPPVWHDQQDEPSPDR from the coding sequence GTGACGGGCGAGGACGGGCGAGCAGGCTCGCCGCCGCTGACGAAGCAGGACTTCGAGGCGTTGGCCCGGTTCCGCTTCGGGATCCGCCGCTACCTGCGCTTCAGCGAGGAGACCGTGCGCCACCATGGCCTGACGCCGCAGCAGTACCAGTTGCTGCTCGCGCTGAAGGGCTTTCCCGACCGGGAGTGGGCCACCGTGCGGGAGCTGGCCGACCGGCTCCAACTGCGCCACCACAGCGTGGTCGAGCTGGTCAACCGGGCGCAGAAGCAAGGGCTAGTGGACCGGGCCGGCCATCCCGACGACGCGCGCGCCGTGCGGGTGCTGCTGACCGAGGGCGGCGATCGGGTCCTGGCTCGGCTCAGCGCCCTGCACCGCGATGAACTGCGCCGCATGGATCAGACCCTCCTTCCTCCGGTGTGGCACGACCAGCAGGATGAGCCTTCGCCGGATCGGTGA